The DNA window CGCGGTAAATCCACGCAAGAGCGAGCAACGAGATGACAACGGTCAGGAATACGAGCCGGGCAATTCGGACCGCCGACCGACGATCCGCCCAGGCACCGACACGGGCAGTGACGAACTGTTCCGTGACATCGGGGGAGGGACCCAGTGCGACAACGGCCGTGCGAAGCACACGCGTCAGAGGTTCGAACTGTTCGCCCGCTAGCGCCCGCATCGCATTGTCGGCGGCGCGAAGGTGGTTCTCGGCGGCGGTGGTCGAACAGTCCATCGACACCCCCAGCAGCCGGCTGTTCATCCGCTGGCCATGATGCAGGATAAACGCCTCGGCCTGCTGCGGTGGCAGTCGGCGGATCCCGCGGACGAACGCGGCCCACGCGGGGGTTTGCTGGTCGGAAGCGACCGCTTTCACGAGCAGGTCATCCGCCGAATCGGGCCGGCCGGGCGACACCCTTCGGACCGTCTGAAGGGCGTGGTGCGAGAACCAGTGCTCGGGATCGACGTGTTCGTTCCAGCGGGGCAGCACCGTCAGCGCGTGGCGGAAGCTGATGTCGACGATGCGATCTGCGAAGTCGGCGTCGCCGCAGAGGGCACGCACCAGCCGACAAACGCCGGGGTGCACTTGTCGGAAGACCGCTTCAATCGCACGGCGGTTCCCGCTTCGGGCGCGTTCGAGCGTGTCTTCACCAATCTCGGTCATGGGACGGATGATACCCGCTAAACAGACACGCCCGGAACGAAACGTTCCGGGCGTGTGGGATTGCATGATGACAAGCTTCGCGAACTGTTAGGTCGCGTCGCTGCTGGCGGCCTTGGCGAGCTGACCCTTTTCGGCTTCGCTCTTGCCGTCGCCGTCGGTGCCGGTCTCGAAGTACAGGTGCTTGACCTTGTCGTCGTTCTCTTTCACCGAGATACGGATGACATCCTTGCCCTTGAAGGCGCCACGCAGGATGTCTTCCGACAGCGGGTCTTCCACGTGCTGCTCGATCGCCCGACGCAGCGGTCGAGCGCCAAAGTCGGCATTCGTTCCCTTCTCGATCAGGAACTCCTTGGCTTCGTTGGTCACCTCGATCTTGAGTCCGTGATCGACCAGGCGCTTGGTCACCTTCTTCAGTTCCAGCTCGACGATGTTCTCCAGGTGGGAACGGTTGAGCGGACGGAACACGATGACGTCGTCGAGACGGCCGATGAACTCCGGACGCATGAAGCGTTCGAGTTCCTTCATGACCGTGTCCTTGATCTGCTGGTAGTTGCGCTCTTCCTGCTGGCCCGATGCCTTGCGGCCGAAGTTCGAGAGCACCATCGACGGTCCGCCACCCTTGATCAGCTCCGAACCGATGTTCGAGGTCATGATCATGATGACATTGCGGAAGTCGACGTGCCGGCCGAACGAGTCGGTCAGCCGGCCTTCTTCCATGATCTGCAGCAGCATGTTGAACACGTCGGGGTGGGCCTTCTCGATTTCGTCGAGCAGGACCACGCTGTACGGCCGACGGCGGATGCGCTCGGTGAGCTGGCCGCCTTCTTCGTAACCGACGTAGCCCGGGGGCGCGCCGATCAGCCGGCTGACGTTGTGCTTCTCCATGTACTCGCTCATGTCGATCTGAATGAGCGCGTCTTCGTCGCCGAACATGAACTCGGCGAGCGCCTTGGACAGCAGCGTCTTGCCGACGCCGGACGGTCCGAGGAACAGGAACGAACCCATCGGTCGGTTCGGATCCTTGAGGCCGCTGCGAGCGCGGCGGATCGTCTTGCTGATCGCCTTGATCGCCTCGTCCTGGCTGATGACTCGGCGGTGCAGCTCATTTTCGAGTTCGAGCAGGCGCTGGGCTTCTTCCTTCTCCAGGCGCGTGAGCGGCACACCGGTCATCTTGCTGACGACCTCGGCGATGACTTCTTCATCGACGACGCCGTCCACTTCCTTGGCGCGGTCGCGCCAGGCCCGCTGCATCTCTTCCTTCTTAGCACGCAGCGTCTCGGCGCTGTCGCGAAGGCGGGCGGCTTCTTCGTACTCGGCGTTCTTGACCGCTTCGTCCTTCTGGATGCTCAGCCGTTCGATCTGCTCTTCCAACTCGGCGAGATTTGGCGGCTTGGTCATCGACCGCAGGCGGATGCGGGCACCCGCTTCGTCGAGGACGTCGATTGCCTTGTCGGGCAACGCACGGCCGGTGATGTACCGGTCGGACAGCTCGACCGCGGCTTCGAGAGCGGCATCGGTGATCTGCACGCGGTGATGCGCTTCGTACCGATCGCGCAGGCCGCGAAGGATTTCGACGGCGTCCTTCTTGTTGGGCGGCTCGACCGTGACCGACTGGAATCGGCGGGCCAAGGCGGCGTCCTTCTCGATGTACTTGCGGTACTCGTCGAAGGTCGTCGCACCGATGCACTGGATTTCGCCACGGCTGAGGGCGGGCTTGAGCACGTTGGACGCGTCGATCGCGCCTTCGGCTCCACCGGCACCCACCAGCGTGTGCAGCTCGTCGATGAAGAGGATGACGTTCTTGGCGCGACGAACTTCGTTCATCACCGCCTTGATGCGTTCCTCGAATTGGCCGCGGTACTTGGTACCGGCGACCATCATCGCCAGATCAAGCACGACCAGCCGTCGGTCGGCAAGCAGCTCGGGGACCTGACCGGTGATGATCATCTGGGCGAGGCCCTCGACGATCGCGGTCTTGCCCACGCCGGCCTCGCCGAGGAGAACGGGGTTGTTCTTCTGCCGACGGCAGAGGATCTGGATGACCCGCTCGATCTCGTTCTTGCGACCGATGACCGGGTCGAGCTGGCCCTCTTTGGCCAGTTCGGTCAGGTCTCGACCGAAGCTGTCGAGTGCGGGGGTTTTGCTTTTGCCCTTAGAGGACTGTTTTTCCTGTGCAGGTTCTTCAGTTTCCACGCCGGCTCCCAGAAGGTTGAGAACTTCCTCCCTCACCTCTTCCAGCTTCAGATTCAGGTTCATCAGGACCTGTGCCGCAACGCCGTCGTGCTCGCGAAGGAGGCCGAGCAGCAGGTGCTCGGTGCCGACGTAGTTGTGGTTAAGGTTCCGCGCTTCCTCGATCGCGTACTCGATGACCTTTTTGGCCCGGGGTGTCTGGGGCAGTTTGCCCATCGTCACCATGTCGGGGCCGCTCTTGACGAGCTTCTCCACCTCGAGTCGAACCTTACGCAGGTCGACGTCCAGATTCTTCAATACATTTGCGCCCACACCGGAACCTTCCTTGACCAGGCCAAGAAGGATGTGCTCCGTTCCGATGTACTCGTGATTGAAGCGCTGGGCTTCCTGATTGGCCAGCGCCATCACCTTACGAGCCCGATCTGTGAACCGCTCGAACATATTGTTCTCCTGCTCGGCACTGATCTTCCCCGGATTGTCCGGTGAAGCCATGTGCTTCATCTTTTCAATACATTTCCGTCGCCTGCCTTCGGCCGGCGAGGGTCGTGAGCCGCATCCCTGCGGGGGTTCTCACGAATCAACGAGTTCCGCTACGAACACTGTCTTCCGTTCCGTCGCGTACAACAGCCGCGACCATCGACTGCCCGCTGGCCGCTCGCGACCGAACGATTCTAGGTTGCACCGCCGGGTTATCAAGGAATCGGCGAGTGTTGTGTTACGGAGATTTTTGGCAGTCGCGTTTCGCCGGTTTGCCGATAATGGCAGGCGGTGATGGTGCGCGCACGTCCGCGGGTTGAGCCGGCGGGCTGCTTCGGCTATCACCGACTGCTGGATCGGCCTCGAGCGGCGTTTGCCCCGGTGGCCGCCAGTTTGGCATTCGCTTGCGGAGTCCGGATGAAGTTTTTCTCGCTGTTATTCGATCTGCTGCGACACCTCGGAGAGGACGCCAAATGGGAGGCGATGATCACTTATATCGGCACCACAAACCTTTACGTGGTGCTGTTTGCGATCGTATTCGCCGAAACCGGCCTGGTCGTAACGCCCTTCCTGCCGGGGGATTCGCTCCTGTTCGCCTTAGGTGCTATCGGCACGCGGGACGTGGGCATCAACCTCCCGTTGATTACAACCCTGCTGATCATCGCCGCGATCATCGGTGACGCGGTGAATTACTGGATCGGCTTCAAGCTGGGTCCGAAAGTGTTCAGTCGCGACGAAGGGCCTGGGGCAAAGAAGGGCGTGATGGACAAACTGCTGAATAAAAAGCACCTGCTTCGGGCCCAGGAGTTCTACGAGAAGTACGGTGGCAAGACGATCATCCTGGCCCGGTTCGTTCCGGTCGTCCGCACGTTCGCCCCTTTCGTGGCCGGCGTCGGCAAGATGAATTATCTCAAGTTCGCGATGTACAACGTCGTCGGGGCGATCGCGTGGGTGTCAATTTGCGTTGGTGCCGGCGTCCTGTTCGGCAGCACGCCGTTCGTGAAGAAGAACTTCGAACTGGTCATCGTCGGCATCGTGGTGATTTCGGTCCTGCCGATGGCGATCGAGTTCATCCGGGCCAAAAGGGCGGCTAAGTCAGGCGGGTCGGCGGTGGTCGAAGTCGCGACCATTGGCAAGAGCGAGGAGACGGCGATAAAGTGAGCGGGTCGTACGGTCGCCGGTCATAGCCCTTGGCTTGGCCGGCTTTCACGTCCTGATTCCTGTCTCTTCGGGGGCCTCCCACATGACCACCTCGACCGAGTTTGTGACCTGCCCGCACTGCGGCGCTCAGAACTACCAGACCGCCCAGCTCTGCCATCACTGTCAGATGGCTCTACCGACAGTGGCGACTTCGCCGCGACTGGTGACCGGCGGCGCAGAAGCGACTTCCTCGGCCGGGGCAAAGCTCCAGAGCGACGAACTTCGCAAACAGTCGAAGAAGGCAACCAATACCCTTCTGGCTGTTGCGATCCTTAACCTGGTCGCAGGGGCGATCTTTTATGCGATCGGCTCCCAGGCGGGCCGCAACCGAATGGATGAGACCGTCCTGGCAACGATTCTGGCAGTCAGCGGCCTGTTCGGGGCTCTCTACTTCGGGCTCTGGTTCTGGGCGCGCAAGACTCCGTTCCTGCCTTCGCTCATCGGGATGATCATCTACGTCATCTTCACGGTGGTGACATTCGCGCTGAATGCGTCGTCCGGGAAAGTGACCATTCCGTGGTTGAACATTGTGATCATCGCCCTGCTCGTGCAGGGGATGAACGCTGCAAAGAAGAGCGACGAGATCAAGCGAAAGTTCGGATTGCAGTAGTCATTCGGCAGCAATTCTCCCTGCCTGTTGGAGAGGCGACGCGTGGTCATCGAGCACACCTTTGTCACCACCATGCCCGTCGGCCAGGCGCTGACGACGGCGGGGGAGTTTCTTTCAGCCCGCGGATTCCAGGCCCAGGCCGAGACCGCGTTCACCATGGGCGGTGCGTGGCAGGCGATCGAGCTCTTGCGCGGCAAGGCAGGGGCGGGGTCGGCGAAATCGCTTTCAGAACTGCCGCAGCGGGTTCGACTGGAGTGGGACCGTGGCAGAGTCGTCGTAGCGGCGTCGATCTATCCGAAGAACGACAAGCACCAGAAGAACCATGTCACGCTGCTGGACCCGACTACCTCGGACATCGCCGCCGTGAAAGTTCCCGAGGCGCTGGGCTGCCTCTTGTTTACGGTGGTTCGGAGCCTTGAACTGCTCCTGGCCCAACGCAATCCCGAAGAGGCCGCCAATACCTGGCAAGCCATGGAAGCGGGCGTTGCCCGTCGCGCTGTAGCAGACCGCCAGCGGCTCAAGTCCTACCGCAACCGCCTTCTGGTGATTTTCGGGGTTGGTATCCTGGCGGTCGTTTTGGCGATTCTGGCCTTCTCACATTGAACTGATCAGGGCACCTGTTGCCGCGCCCGCTCTCAGATAGCTCACACTCCCTGGATACCTGCTGTAACGCAGACCTCATTCCAAGGCTGTCGCCGAAACACCGCTTGGGACGGATCTCGTATGATACGGGAATGGAACGGTCGGTGAGGGAGACATTGCTTTCTGTTCGGCAAACACCGTGACGGTCGAACCCTTCCATTTTTGATCGCGTCGCCTACATTCTGCCGCGACCGGAAGCAGTTCATCCATGGCCCTCCCCGACACCGACAATCTAAGCCTTACCGATTTCGTGGACCGCGAGACGCTCCAGGAGATTCAGGACTCGTTCGCCGCGGTGGCGCAGGTGAAGGCGACCATCACCGACGCCGAGGGCAACGTGCTGACCCAGGCGATGCCGACGCGCGGTTTTCTGCGGCGGCAGCGTGCCCTGGCCGAGGCCGCCGGGCTGGCCGAAGACGGGCAGCCCACCCGGGCCGGTGCCGAATACGTCGCTCCGATTGTCGTTGACGACAAGCGCGTGGGCACCATCCGCATGTCGGCCACTTCGTCCCCGGCACCGATCGACGAGGGCAAGCTCCAGCAACTGGCTCTGAAGTACGGTCTGGACATCAAGCAACTCAAGACGCTCGCCACCCAGCTCAATCGGGCGCGCGGGGGGCAGGCGGCGTCGATCCAGTTTTTGTTCCTGCTGGCCAACGCGATCGCACGGCTCTGCTTCCAGGAATACCAGCTCCGCCAGCGGATCAACGAGATCACCGCGGTTTACAGCATCACGATGATGCTCTCGGAATCGCGCGACCTGAAAAAGGTGCTGAACCGCGCGGCGCGGTTCGTCGCCGAGGTGATGAGCGCCAAGGCCGCCTCCATCCGCCTTGTCGATGAAGAGCGCGATGAGCTGACGATCCAAGCGGTCTTCAATCTCTCGCCGCAATACCTGAGCAAGGGTCGCATCCAGCTCAGCAAAGCCGAGATCGACCTTGAGGCGCTCGGGGCCGACGGCTTCGCGTTCGTTGCCAACATGCAGGATGACCCGAGGGTGATCTTTCCGCAGGAGTCTGCCCGCGAAGGCATTGTGTCGATGCTTTCGGTCGGCATGCGGTACAAAGGGCGGCCGGTCGGCGTGATGCGTGTTTATACGGACCACGAGCAGCGCTTTAGCCCGCTGAAGATCGACCTGCTCAAGGCGGTGGCGGCGCAGGCGGCGGCGGCGATCGAGAATACGCGACTGCTGGAAGACGCGGCCGTCGCCGACGCGCTGGAGCGCGAAGTCCAGACCGCTGCCGACGTCCAGCAGCGGATGATCCCGCAAACCCCGCCAGTCGTTCCGGGTCTCGACCTGGCCAGCGTCTATGTGCCGTGCTACACGCTGGGTGGCGACTTCTTCGACTTCATTACGCTCCCCGACGACAACCTGGGCCTGGCGATCGCCGACGTCAGCGGCAAAGGCGTGCCCGCGAGCTTGACCATGGCGATGGTGCGGTCATTCCTGCGGGCGCAGGTCGATAACGTCTATTACCTGTACGAAGTGGTGAAGCGAATCAACCTACTCGCCTGCCGCGACGTACGGCCGGGAGAGTTCGTCACGCTGTTTTATGGCGTGCTCGATGCGCGCAACCGCCGGTTCACGTACTGCAACGCGGGTCATCCGCCGGCGATGCTTTTCCGCAACGGGCAGGTGACGGAGTTGAACGCCGACAACATGGTGTTGGGGGTCGATCCGGACGAAGACTACAAGCAGTCCTTCATTCACCTGGAGCCGGGCGATGCGCTGCTGCTGTACACCGACGGCCTTCCCGACGGCCGTAACTTCCTCGACGAGGCGTTCGGCCGGCAGCGTGTGATCGAGGCGTTCAAAGAGGGTGGCAAAACCGCCGAGGAGATCGCCCAGAACGTGCTCTGGCGTCAGCGGAAGTTTGTGGGGATGGCCAAGCGAACGGACGACGTGACGATGATCGTGGTGAAGGTTCGCTAAGTGACGGGAACGAACCGACGGCGACGGACGGTTCGCCCGATCAGTGCTTCCGTCCCCGCCACAGATGCCGCACGCCCTGCACCGCGCCGGTCGGCGTGGGGAAGAGCAGATTCTTCAGCGCCCGCCCGAGCCAGTCTTTCCACCTCAGCACCCGGATGCGGAGTTCCAGCCGTTGCAGCGAGGCATCGCGCGGGTCGAGCCGCAGGCCCTCTTCCACCCAGTAGGTGGCTTGTTCGTACTTGCGGAGCCGCTCGTACGCCAGCGCGAGGTTGTAGACCGCCATCACGTGCTTGGGATCAACCGCCAGGCAGCGTCGGCAGCTTTCGATGCCGTCTTCGAAGCGGTCGCAGAGGAATTGCGCGACGGCCAGGTTCTGCCAGCCGTCGGCGTGGTCGGGGTCGAGAGATACAAGGCGTTTTAGGCAGGCGATCGAGGCGCGGGACAAGCCGGTGTCGATCAGGAGATTCGACAGCTCCAGGAGAATCTGGGGGTTGTGCGGTCGCAGGAGCATCTCGGCGCGTAGGTGCTTGCGGGCCAGCGTGCGTTCCCCACGCGAATGGTGAATGCCGGCCAGCCT is part of the Humisphaera borealis genome and encodes:
- a CDS encoding RNA polymerase sigma factor, with the protein product MTEIGEDTLERARSGNRRAIEAVFRQVHPGVCRLVRALCGDADFADRIVDISFRHALTVLPRWNEHVDPEHWFSHHALQTVRRVSPGRPDSADDLLVKAVASDQQTPAWAAFVRGIRRLPPQQAEAFILHHGQRMNSRLLGVSMDCSTTAAENHLRAADNAMRALAGEQFEPLTRVLRTAVVALGPSPDVTEQFVTARVGAWADRRSAVRIARLVFLTVVISLLALAWIYRADLLRLIGLQ
- a CDS encoding ATP-dependent Clp protease ATP-binding subunit — translated: MFERFTDRARKVMALANQEAQRFNHEYIGTEHILLGLVKEGSGVGANVLKNLDVDLRKVRLEVEKLVKSGPDMVTMGKLPQTPRAKKVIEYAIEEARNLNHNYVGTEHLLLGLLREHDGVAAQVLMNLNLKLEEVREEVLNLLGAGVETEEPAQEKQSSKGKSKTPALDSFGRDLTELAKEGQLDPVIGRKNEIERVIQILCRRQKNNPVLLGEAGVGKTAIVEGLAQMIITGQVPELLADRRLVVLDLAMMVAGTKYRGQFEERIKAVMNEVRRAKNVILFIDELHTLVGAGGAEGAIDASNVLKPALSRGEIQCIGATTFDEYRKYIEKDAALARRFQSVTVEPPNKKDAVEILRGLRDRYEAHHRVQITDAALEAAVELSDRYITGRALPDKAIDVLDEAGARIRLRSMTKPPNLAELEEQIERLSIQKDEAVKNAEYEEAARLRDSAETLRAKKEEMQRAWRDRAKEVDGVVDEEVIAEVVSKMTGVPLTRLEKEEAQRLLELENELHRRVISQDEAIKAISKTIRRARSGLKDPNRPMGSFLFLGPSGVGKTLLSKALAEFMFGDEDALIQIDMSEYMEKHNVSRLIGAPPGYVGYEEGGQLTERIRRRPYSVVLLDEIEKAHPDVFNMLLQIMEEGRLTDSFGRHVDFRNVIMIMTSNIGSELIKGGGPSMVLSNFGRKASGQQEERNYQQIKDTVMKELERFMRPEFIGRLDDVIVFRPLNRSHLENIVELELKKVTKRLVDHGLKIEVTNEAKEFLIEKGTNADFGARPLRRAIEQHVEDPLSEDILRGAFKGKDVIRISVKENDDKVKHLYFETGTDGDGKSEAEKGQLAKAASSDAT
- a CDS encoding VTT domain-containing protein, whose protein sequence is MKFFSLLFDLLRHLGEDAKWEAMITYIGTTNLYVVLFAIVFAETGLVVTPFLPGDSLLFALGAIGTRDVGINLPLITTLLIIAAIIGDAVNYWIGFKLGPKVFSRDEGPGAKKGVMDKLLNKKHLLRAQEFYEKYGGKTIILARFVPVVRTFAPFVAGVGKMNYLKFAMYNVVGAIAWVSICVGAGVLFGSTPFVKKNFELVIVGIVVISVLPMAIEFIRAKRAAKSGGSAVVEVATIGKSEETAIK
- a CDS encoding DUF7577 domain-containing protein → MTTSTEFVTCPHCGAQNYQTAQLCHHCQMALPTVATSPRLVTGGAEATSSAGAKLQSDELRKQSKKATNTLLAVAILNLVAGAIFYAIGSQAGRNRMDETVLATILAVSGLFGALYFGLWFWARKTPFLPSLIGMIIYVIFTVVTFALNASSGKVTIPWLNIVIIALLVQGMNAAKKSDEIKRKFGLQ
- a CDS encoding SpoIIE family protein phosphatase, producing the protein MALPDTDNLSLTDFVDRETLQEIQDSFAAVAQVKATITDAEGNVLTQAMPTRGFLRRQRALAEAAGLAEDGQPTRAGAEYVAPIVVDDKRVGTIRMSATSSPAPIDEGKLQQLALKYGLDIKQLKTLATQLNRARGGQAASIQFLFLLANAIARLCFQEYQLRQRINEITAVYSITMMLSESRDLKKVLNRAARFVAEVMSAKAASIRLVDEERDELTIQAVFNLSPQYLSKGRIQLSKAEIDLEALGADGFAFVANMQDDPRVIFPQESAREGIVSMLSVGMRYKGRPVGVMRVYTDHEQRFSPLKIDLLKAVAAQAAAAIENTRLLEDAAVADALEREVQTAADVQQRMIPQTPPVVPGLDLASVYVPCYTLGGDFFDFITLPDDNLGLAIADVSGKGVPASLTMAMVRSFLRAQVDNVYYLYEVVKRINLLACRDVRPGEFVTLFYGVLDARNRRFTYCNAGHPPAMLFRNGQVTELNADNMVLGVDPDEDYKQSFIHLEPGDALLLYTDGLPDGRNFLDEAFGRQRVIEAFKEGGKTAEEIAQNVLWRQRKFVGMAKRTDDVTMIVVKVR